In the genome of Epinephelus lanceolatus isolate andai-2023 chromosome 18, ASM4190304v1, whole genome shotgun sequence, one region contains:
- the elavl3 gene encoding ELAV-like protein 3 isoform X20, whose translation MVTIISTMETQVSNGPSGTSLPNGPVISTNGSTDDSKTNLIVNYLPQNMTQEEFKSLFGSIGEIESCKLVRDKITGQSLGYGFVNYVDPNDADKAINTLNGLKLQTKTIKVSYARPSSASIRDANLYVSGLPKTMSQKDMEQLFSQYGRIITSRILVDQVTGISRGVGFIRFDKRNEAEEAIKGLNGQKPLGAAEPITVKFANNPSQKTGQALLTQLYQTAARRYTGPLHHQTQRFSSPTLFPRFSPITIDSMTSLAGVNLTGPTGAGWCIFVYNLSPEADESVLWQLFGPFGAVTNVKVIRDFTTNKCKGFGFVTMTNYDEAAMAIASLNGYRLGDRVLQVSFKTSKQHKA comes from the exons ATGGTTACT ATAATCAGCACCATGGAAACCCAGGTGTCCAACGGTCCAAGCGGAACCAGTCTGCCTAACGGCCCAGTCATTAGCACCAATGGCTCCACAGACGACAGCAAAACCAACCTGATCGTCAACTATCTGCCTCAGAACATGACCCAGGAAGAGTTCAAAAGTTTGTTCGGTAGCATCGGAGAGATCGAGTCCTGCAAGCTAGTCAGAGACAAGATAACAG GTCAGAGTTTGGGATATGGCTTTGTAAACTATGTGGATCCAAATGATGCAGATAAGGCCATCAACACACTCAATGGTCTCAAACTGCAGACTAAAACAATCAAG GTATCATACGCTCGGCCAAGCTCGGCCTCTATTCGTGATGCCAACCTTTACGTGAGTGGACTCCCCAAAACCATGAGCCAGAAGGACATGGAGCAGCTGTTCTCCCAATACGGTCGCATTATCACATCCCGTATACTAGTGGACCAAGTCACAG GCATATCACGAGGAGTGGGCTTCatccggtttgacaagcgaAATGAAGCAGAGGAGGCCATCAAAGGTCTGAACGGACAGAAGCCTTTGGGTGCCGCCGAGCCCATCACTGTCAAGTTCGCCAACAACCCCAGCCAGAAGACAGGCCAGGCCTTACTGACTCAGCTGTACCAGACCGCTGCCCGCCGCTACACGGGGCCCCTGCACCACCAGACTCAGCGTTTCAG CTCTCCCACTCTCTTCCCCAGATTCTCCCCCATCACCATCGACAGCATGACCAGCCTGGCCGGGGTCAACCTCACTGGTCCAACTGGAGCCGGCTGGTGCATCTTTGTGTACAACCTGTCCCCAGAGGCGGACGAGAGCGTCCTGTGGCAGCTCTTCGGGCCTTTCGGTGCCGTCACCAATGTCAAGGTCATCCGTGACTTCACCACCAACAAATGTAAGGGCTTTGGCTTTGTCACTATGACCAACTACGACGAAGCCGCCATGGCTATCGCTAGCCTTAACGGCTACCGCCTGGGTGACCGCGTGCTGCAGGTTTCCTTCAAGACCAGCAAGCAGCACAAGgcctga
- the elavl3 gene encoding ELAV-like protein 3 isoform X8, with protein sequence MVTIISTMETQVSNGPSGTSLPNGPVISTNGSTDDSKTNLIVNYLPQNMTQEEFKSLFGSIGEIESCKLVRDKITGQSLGYGFVNYVDPNDADKAINTLNGLKLQTKTIKVSYARPSSASIRDANLYVSGLPKTMSQKDMEQLFSQYGRIITSRILVDQVTGISRGVGFIRFDKRNEAEEAIKGLNGQKPLGAAEPITVKFANNPSQKTGQALLTQLYQTAARRYTGPLHHQTQRFSMIPSLGKGPDPNNSSKPILDNLLNASYGVKRFSPITIDSMTSLAGVNLTGPTGAGWCIFVYNLSPEADESVLWQLFGPFGAVTNVKVIRDFTTNKCKGFGFVTMTNYDEAAMAIASLNGYRLGDRVLQVSFKTSKQHKA encoded by the exons ATGGTTACT ATAATCAGCACCATGGAAACCCAGGTGTCCAACGGTCCAAGCGGAACCAGTCTGCCTAACGGCCCAGTCATTAGCACCAATGGCTCCACAGACGACAGCAAAACCAACCTGATCGTCAACTATCTGCCTCAGAACATGACCCAGGAAGAGTTCAAAAGTTTGTTCGGTAGCATCGGAGAGATCGAGTCCTGCAAGCTAGTCAGAGACAAGATAACAG GTCAGAGTTTGGGATATGGCTTTGTAAACTATGTGGATCCAAATGATGCAGATAAGGCCATCAACACACTCAATGGTCTCAAACTGCAGACTAAAACAATCAAG GTATCATACGCTCGGCCAAGCTCGGCCTCTATTCGTGATGCCAACCTTTACGTGAGTGGACTCCCCAAAACCATGAGCCAGAAGGACATGGAGCAGCTGTTCTCCCAATACGGTCGCATTATCACATCCCGTATACTAGTGGACCAAGTCACAG GCATATCACGAGGAGTGGGCTTCatccggtttgacaagcgaAATGAAGCAGAGGAGGCCATCAAAGGTCTGAACGGACAGAAGCCTTTGGGTGCCGCCGAGCCCATCACTGTCAAGTTCGCCAACAACCCCAGCCAGAAGACAGGCCAGGCCTTACTGACTCAGCTGTACCAGACCGCTGCCCGCCGCTACACGGGGCCCCTGCACCACCAGACTCAGCGTTTCAG CATGATCCCTTCACTTGGAAAGGGACCAGATCCAAATAACAGCTCAAAACCAAT ACTCGACAATTTACTAAACGCCAGCTACGGAGTCAAGAG ATTCTCCCCCATCACCATCGACAGCATGACCAGCCTGGCCGGGGTCAACCTCACTGGTCCAACTGGAGCCGGCTGGTGCATCTTTGTGTACAACCTGTCCCCAGAGGCGGACGAGAGCGTCCTGTGGCAGCTCTTCGGGCCTTTCGGTGCCGTCACCAATGTCAAGGTCATCCGTGACTTCACCACCAACAAATGTAAGGGCTTTGGCTTTGTCACTATGACCAACTACGACGAAGCCGCCATGGCTATCGCTAGCCTTAACGGCTACCGCCTGGGTGACCGCGTGCTGCAGGTTTCCTTCAAGACCAGCAAGCAGCACAAGgcctga
- the elavl3 gene encoding ELAV-like protein 3 isoform X7, with protein sequence MVTQIISTMETQVSNGPSGTSLPNGPVISTNGSTDDSKTNLIVNYLPQNMTQEEFKSLFGSIGEIESCKLVRDKITGQSLGYGFVNYVDPNDADKAINTLNGLKLQTKTIKVSYARPSSASIRDANLYVSGLPKTMSQKDMEQLFSQYGRIITSRILVDQVTGISRGVGFIRFDKRNEAEEAIKGLNGQKPLGAAEPITVKFANNPSQKTGQALLTQLYQTAARRYTGPLHHQTQRFSMIPSLGKGPDPNNSSKPILDNLLNASYGVKRFSPITIDSMTSLAGVNLTGPTGAGWCIFVYNLSPEADESVLWQLFGPFGAVTNVKVIRDFTTNKCKGFGFVTMTNYDEAAMAIASLNGYRLGDRVLQVSFKTSKQHKA encoded by the exons ATGGTTACT CAGATAATCAGCACCATGGAAACCCAGGTGTCCAACGGTCCAAGCGGAACCAGTCTGCCTAACGGCCCAGTCATTAGCACCAATGGCTCCACAGACGACAGCAAAACCAACCTGATCGTCAACTATCTGCCTCAGAACATGACCCAGGAAGAGTTCAAAAGTTTGTTCGGTAGCATCGGAGAGATCGAGTCCTGCAAGCTAGTCAGAGACAAGATAACAG GTCAGAGTTTGGGATATGGCTTTGTAAACTATGTGGATCCAAATGATGCAGATAAGGCCATCAACACACTCAATGGTCTCAAACTGCAGACTAAAACAATCAAG GTATCATACGCTCGGCCAAGCTCGGCCTCTATTCGTGATGCCAACCTTTACGTGAGTGGACTCCCCAAAACCATGAGCCAGAAGGACATGGAGCAGCTGTTCTCCCAATACGGTCGCATTATCACATCCCGTATACTAGTGGACCAAGTCACAG GCATATCACGAGGAGTGGGCTTCatccggtttgacaagcgaAATGAAGCAGAGGAGGCCATCAAAGGTCTGAACGGACAGAAGCCTTTGGGTGCCGCCGAGCCCATCACTGTCAAGTTCGCCAACAACCCCAGCCAGAAGACAGGCCAGGCCTTACTGACTCAGCTGTACCAGACCGCTGCCCGCCGCTACACGGGGCCCCTGCACCACCAGACTCAGCGTTTCAG CATGATCCCTTCACTTGGAAAGGGACCAGATCCAAATAACAGCTCAAAACCAAT ACTCGACAATTTACTAAACGCCAGCTACGGAGTCAAGAG ATTCTCCCCCATCACCATCGACAGCATGACCAGCCTGGCCGGGGTCAACCTCACTGGTCCAACTGGAGCCGGCTGGTGCATCTTTGTGTACAACCTGTCCCCAGAGGCGGACGAGAGCGTCCTGTGGCAGCTCTTCGGGCCTTTCGGTGCCGTCACCAATGTCAAGGTCATCCGTGACTTCACCACCAACAAATGTAAGGGCTTTGGCTTTGTCACTATGACCAACTACGACGAAGCCGCCATGGCTATCGCTAGCCTTAACGGCTACCGCCTGGGTGACCGCGTGCTGCAGGTTTCCTTCAAGACCAGCAAGCAGCACAAGgcctga
- the elavl3 gene encoding ELAV-like protein 3 isoform X6 encodes MVTIISTMETQVSNGPSGTSLPNGPVISTNGSTDDSKTNLIVNYLPQNMTQEEFKSLFGSIGEIESCKLVRDKITGQSLGYGFVNYVDPNDADKAINTLNGLKLQTKTIKVSYARPSSASIRDANLYVSGLPKTMSQKDMEQLFSQYGRIITSRILVDQVTAGISRGVGFIRFDKRNEAEEAIKGLNGQKPLGAAEPITVKFANNPSQKTGQALLTQLYQTAARRYTGPLHHQTQRFSMIPSLGKGPDPNNSSKPILDNLLNASYGVKRFSPITIDSMTSLAGVNLTGPTGAGWCIFVYNLSPEADESVLWQLFGPFGAVTNVKVIRDFTTNKCKGFGFVTMTNYDEAAMAIASLNGYRLGDRVLQVSFKTSKQHKA; translated from the exons ATGGTTACT ATAATCAGCACCATGGAAACCCAGGTGTCCAACGGTCCAAGCGGAACCAGTCTGCCTAACGGCCCAGTCATTAGCACCAATGGCTCCACAGACGACAGCAAAACCAACCTGATCGTCAACTATCTGCCTCAGAACATGACCCAGGAAGAGTTCAAAAGTTTGTTCGGTAGCATCGGAGAGATCGAGTCCTGCAAGCTAGTCAGAGACAAGATAACAG GTCAGAGTTTGGGATATGGCTTTGTAAACTATGTGGATCCAAATGATGCAGATAAGGCCATCAACACACTCAATGGTCTCAAACTGCAGACTAAAACAATCAAG GTATCATACGCTCGGCCAAGCTCGGCCTCTATTCGTGATGCCAACCTTTACGTGAGTGGACTCCCCAAAACCATGAGCCAGAAGGACATGGAGCAGCTGTTCTCCCAATACGGTCGCATTATCACATCCCGTATACTAGTGGACCAAGTCACAG CAGGCATATCACGAGGAGTGGGCTTCatccggtttgacaagcgaAATGAAGCAGAGGAGGCCATCAAAGGTCTGAACGGACAGAAGCCTTTGGGTGCCGCCGAGCCCATCACTGTCAAGTTCGCCAACAACCCCAGCCAGAAGACAGGCCAGGCCTTACTGACTCAGCTGTACCAGACCGCTGCCCGCCGCTACACGGGGCCCCTGCACCACCAGACTCAGCGTTTCAG CATGATCCCTTCACTTGGAAAGGGACCAGATCCAAATAACAGCTCAAAACCAAT ACTCGACAATTTACTAAACGCCAGCTACGGAGTCAAGAG ATTCTCCCCCATCACCATCGACAGCATGACCAGCCTGGCCGGGGTCAACCTCACTGGTCCAACTGGAGCCGGCTGGTGCATCTTTGTGTACAACCTGTCCCCAGAGGCGGACGAGAGCGTCCTGTGGCAGCTCTTCGGGCCTTTCGGTGCCGTCACCAATGTCAAGGTCATCCGTGACTTCACCACCAACAAATGTAAGGGCTTTGGCTTTGTCACTATGACCAACTACGACGAAGCCGCCATGGCTATCGCTAGCCTTAACGGCTACCGCCTGGGTGACCGCGTGCTGCAGGTTTCCTTCAAGACCAGCAAGCAGCACAAGgcctga
- the elavl3 gene encoding ELAV-like protein 3 isoform X11 gives MVTQIISTMETQVSNGPSGTSLPNGPVISTNGSTDDSKTNLIVNYLPQNMTQEEFKSLFGSIGEIESCKLVRDKITGQSLGYGFVNYVDPNDADKAINTLNGLKLQTKTIKVSYARPSSASIRDANLYVSGLPKTMSQKDMEQLFSQYGRIITSRILVDQVTGISRGVGFIRFDKRNEAEEAIKGLNGQKPLGAAEPITVKFANNPSQKTGQALLTQLYQTAARRYTGPLHHQTQRFRLDNLLNASYGVKSSPTLFPRFSPITIDSMTSLAGVNLTGPTGAGWCIFVYNLSPEADESVLWQLFGPFGAVTNVKVIRDFTTNKCKGFGFVTMTNYDEAAMAIASLNGYRLGDRVLQVSFKTSKQHKA, from the exons ATGGTTACT CAGATAATCAGCACCATGGAAACCCAGGTGTCCAACGGTCCAAGCGGAACCAGTCTGCCTAACGGCCCAGTCATTAGCACCAATGGCTCCACAGACGACAGCAAAACCAACCTGATCGTCAACTATCTGCCTCAGAACATGACCCAGGAAGAGTTCAAAAGTTTGTTCGGTAGCATCGGAGAGATCGAGTCCTGCAAGCTAGTCAGAGACAAGATAACAG GTCAGAGTTTGGGATATGGCTTTGTAAACTATGTGGATCCAAATGATGCAGATAAGGCCATCAACACACTCAATGGTCTCAAACTGCAGACTAAAACAATCAAG GTATCATACGCTCGGCCAAGCTCGGCCTCTATTCGTGATGCCAACCTTTACGTGAGTGGACTCCCCAAAACCATGAGCCAGAAGGACATGGAGCAGCTGTTCTCCCAATACGGTCGCATTATCACATCCCGTATACTAGTGGACCAAGTCACAG GCATATCACGAGGAGTGGGCTTCatccggtttgacaagcgaAATGAAGCAGAGGAGGCCATCAAAGGTCTGAACGGACAGAAGCCTTTGGGTGCCGCCGAGCCCATCACTGTCAAGTTCGCCAACAACCCCAGCCAGAAGACAGGCCAGGCCTTACTGACTCAGCTGTACCAGACCGCTGCCCGCCGCTACACGGGGCCCCTGCACCACCAGACTCAGCGTTTCAG ACTCGACAATTTACTAAACGCCAGCTACGGAGTCAAGAG CTCTCCCACTCTCTTCCCCAGATTCTCCCCCATCACCATCGACAGCATGACCAGCCTGGCCGGGGTCAACCTCACTGGTCCAACTGGAGCCGGCTGGTGCATCTTTGTGTACAACCTGTCCCCAGAGGCGGACGAGAGCGTCCTGTGGCAGCTCTTCGGGCCTTTCGGTGCCGTCACCAATGTCAAGGTCATCCGTGACTTCACCACCAACAAATGTAAGGGCTTTGGCTTTGTCACTATGACCAACTACGACGAAGCCGCCATGGCTATCGCTAGCCTTAACGGCTACCGCCTGGGTGACCGCGTGCTGCAGGTTTCCTTCAAGACCAGCAAGCAGCACAAGgcctga
- the elavl3 gene encoding ELAV-like protein 3 isoform X12 translates to MVTIISTMETQVSNGPSGTSLPNGPVISTNGSTDDSKTNLIVNYLPQNMTQEEFKSLFGSIGEIESCKLVRDKITGQSLGYGFVNYVDPNDADKAINTLNGLKLQTKTIKVSYARPSSASIRDANLYVSGLPKTMSQKDMEQLFSQYGRIITSRILVDQVTGISRGVGFIRFDKRNEAEEAIKGLNGQKPLGAAEPITVKFANNPSQKTGQALLTQLYQTAARRYTGPLHHQTQRFRLDNLLNASYGVKSSPTLFPRFSPITIDSMTSLAGVNLTGPTGAGWCIFVYNLSPEADESVLWQLFGPFGAVTNVKVIRDFTTNKCKGFGFVTMTNYDEAAMAIASLNGYRLGDRVLQVSFKTSKQHKA, encoded by the exons ATGGTTACT ATAATCAGCACCATGGAAACCCAGGTGTCCAACGGTCCAAGCGGAACCAGTCTGCCTAACGGCCCAGTCATTAGCACCAATGGCTCCACAGACGACAGCAAAACCAACCTGATCGTCAACTATCTGCCTCAGAACATGACCCAGGAAGAGTTCAAAAGTTTGTTCGGTAGCATCGGAGAGATCGAGTCCTGCAAGCTAGTCAGAGACAAGATAACAG GTCAGAGTTTGGGATATGGCTTTGTAAACTATGTGGATCCAAATGATGCAGATAAGGCCATCAACACACTCAATGGTCTCAAACTGCAGACTAAAACAATCAAG GTATCATACGCTCGGCCAAGCTCGGCCTCTATTCGTGATGCCAACCTTTACGTGAGTGGACTCCCCAAAACCATGAGCCAGAAGGACATGGAGCAGCTGTTCTCCCAATACGGTCGCATTATCACATCCCGTATACTAGTGGACCAAGTCACAG GCATATCACGAGGAGTGGGCTTCatccggtttgacaagcgaAATGAAGCAGAGGAGGCCATCAAAGGTCTGAACGGACAGAAGCCTTTGGGTGCCGCCGAGCCCATCACTGTCAAGTTCGCCAACAACCCCAGCCAGAAGACAGGCCAGGCCTTACTGACTCAGCTGTACCAGACCGCTGCCCGCCGCTACACGGGGCCCCTGCACCACCAGACTCAGCGTTTCAG ACTCGACAATTTACTAAACGCCAGCTACGGAGTCAAGAG CTCTCCCACTCTCTTCCCCAGATTCTCCCCCATCACCATCGACAGCATGACCAGCCTGGCCGGGGTCAACCTCACTGGTCCAACTGGAGCCGGCTGGTGCATCTTTGTGTACAACCTGTCCCCAGAGGCGGACGAGAGCGTCCTGTGGCAGCTCTTCGGGCCTTTCGGTGCCGTCACCAATGTCAAGGTCATCCGTGACTTCACCACCAACAAATGTAAGGGCTTTGGCTTTGTCACTATGACCAACTACGACGAAGCCGCCATGGCTATCGCTAGCCTTAACGGCTACCGCCTGGGTGACCGCGTGCTGCAGGTTTCCTTCAAGACCAGCAAGCAGCACAAGgcctga